The DNA region CGTACAAGGCTGCAACGGCCGCGGCGAGGCTTTCTGTCACCGAATGACTTACCAAGAGAGGTTCACATGGCCATCCAATGTTTTCCTTGTCGGTCAATCACCGCTTGaagtctttctctctgctcgaaGGATGAATACCGCGGAATGTCTTCGTCTTGAACCTTAATGACGGTGGCGCAGCCCTCTTTATCTCCCACAACCAGCACGGGGCAGTTTGGCGCGAACCTGAAGCAACAACCGAAGCTCCTCAACAGCCGCGATCACGTCTGGGGAGGAAGGGTCATGGAAGGCCAACTCAGAGGCCGAGATGGGAAACCGCTGTGACCGGCAGACCTGAAGAGATCATCTGCTTGAACCATGTCAACACTCGTTGCTCGGCTCTGACTAGCGCTAGAGTAGACAGTTGCGACGCCTACGCCTGTGCAGTAATCGGCGGCAGTTGCTGGAAGCAAACGACGCCATTCCGTCCTGCTTACCGGACAGTTGTCATCGACCGCCTGGCAttgctgctctctctctgggggTAGCGAATCACTACTGGGTCCGCCGTCTGTGTGGAGAGATCCCAGAGCTCGACTCTTCCGTCTCCCATGCAGGCGGCAAATTCCGTCGAATTAGTAGGGCACCTTTGTAGGGGAACAGAGTGGACGACaagcaggaagaaagcatGACAACTGCAATATGGATGAAGTGGCGTGACAGATGATCGGTAAGAGACTACGCTTGCTTTGTTCGGTTCCGTGGCGGGCCGAACCACGCGTCTGCCGAATCCGCTCTCAAGGTCACGAGTATATTCAGCCTTCCTACGTTCCGTGCCTCGTCGTAAAAAGTTTCATATACAGGGTAACGAGGTACCGCTTACACACTCCACGGAAAATACTCACCAGGAGAAGTCGGTAACTGCGCTGTATTGCGTCGATGGCGGAAGAGTCGCGACAGCTGCTTCGGGCTGTTTGATATTCCACAAGCGTATCGTCCCGTCATCGGAACAGCTTGAAAAGACTTCGCTATCAAAGGGGTTGTATGCAACCTGAGGCCACGCGAAACGCGCACCACCAGAAGAACCATGCACCGCAATTCTGAACGGTCAGGGGTACTGAGAAGAGGGTGACCTCATCGTTTTCAGGcaagcagctgctgctggGCGGCGTCTCCAAGCCCTCTTTCCGGGGAACGTACGAGGCAAACGCTAAGCAGAAGCCATTCTGTCTGCGCACACATGTATCGCCTACTCTGTTGATAGGTCCGGTGTGGCCGACGTAGGTGTCGAGGTACTGCTCGTTGTACGACGTGGAGCACCTGTGGACCAAGCCCTCGTCAGTGCCGATGACATACGTGGAAGCGTCCTGGCCGCTGATGTCAATACACAGCCCCGACGCGTACATAAAAACGACGGCGTCGTTCGCCTGGTCGACGCCGCTCGTGTTCCACGTTATTTTTGTACGGGGGTTGACGACGCGTTTCATCGACATCATTGTTGTCCGTTCCAATACTGACAACACATTGCACACGGACAAATGCCTACATCGCCCTCACGCAGGCTGGATTGACAAGCATGAGCAGGGAACCTCTGAAACACGAACCTCTAATTACATGGAGGGACAGGGTGGCTGCCTTGCGGCAGCCTGATGGCGCCAGAAGGGGTGAGGCGGTGCATTAAACATAAATGGGAATGCGTATAAGCCTCTTCCAATAGGTTTCATGGAAAACCTAAAATTCGCATGTTTGTTTGGATACTCTCTGAGGCAGGATTATTTATaagctttttctggagaGTATATAATATATGGATTACTGTTATCACTCGTAttaacagcgagagaaaactacTACTCAGATGCTATAATACAACCTATAAAAGGCAATATGAAATGTTTTCTGCAATACCAATCAGCTAACAACTGAAGCTAGGGTTAAGGAGGCCTTTGTTTACAGCTTGTACCGTTACATTCCGGAGCATACCGTTTTATTCGATTGTCAAGACCATGTATTGTTATTATCACATTATAAGTAGATAATGGTACTAGGAAATGGGAGATCACGGTAGTTCTTGGGAAAACGACTTCTGAACCCCCAATATAGATTGGTACAAAGAAATACGCGTACCACCACTCGTGTTCTACTGCCTGCCCGCATACCCTCAGCAGGACTTCGCGGAATCCTCAGAAACGGTGAGAGTGGCGTGTAGACGCTGTCCTCACCTTTCTTCATCGTCCACTGGTACACCTTGCCATCCCCCCCAATGGAGAGCAACTGCTCTCCGGGAACCTTGTCAGCTCCTCGATCAACCCAGCGTACGTCCCATACGGCATCGCTGTGTCTGCTGCAACCCTGCATGATTTAAAGAGCCATACAGTGTCCGCAGTCTGAGTGAAAAAGTGCGATGCATCTGGCTGCTTGGTTTCACCGTTCCTGACGCTTAGCTTGGCTGTAGGTCCGTTTCGCTCTGCACGGCGGCTTGTACAAGCACTCTATCCGACGatgcagaaaacgagagtCTTTTATTGCCCCATTGCAGAGACATTTCAGCCGCCTggtagagacagagaggctcCCAGGACACTGCCGCAGTAAATGGTAATCTCGGCTGTATATCGAGTCGGCTGTTATGCCATCTAGAGTGTGAGCTACACGCTATCTCTACAGAGTTGAGTACTACTGGATTGGCTACCCATTAATTCTCAGTCGACGCAGCTGTAGTTGTGCTGACAAGTTGTTCCTGTCTACAGAGTTCGTCACAAAAAATGTTTTCTCTCATTTGCATCACGGCTGGAGCGACGACGGGTAACATTCCTACCTGCATGGACAGGACGGGGTGGGTTTGCAACACGGGCTGGTCGTTCGGCTTTCTGAGGTCCCAGAGAACGAGGTGCCCGTCTGCCATTCCGGCAGCCAGAAGGTTCGGATTAAAGGAAGAGAAGTGTAACGACAGAACGCTGGAAGGCGTACGAAATTTCCTGTCAGGGTAGAGCGGATTTCTCAAAGACCAAAACAGGACCCAGCCGTCTGCACACAAATCGAAAGGTGACTTGCCCGACCACGGGAGCATTGGCAGAGAGGGATTTCCCGGGATCGTCGTTCTCCTCGCTGGGGCGCATTCTAACAATCCATCGGGTAACAAAGTGGTCTACGTCACGCCTGTCCCCGCTCCGCTACTCTGCTCatgcggcgcgtcgcctctccccccaACGCTACAATGAAGCCTTCGACACACCACCCTCCAGAGCATACGCGCGTGCTCCCTTGTGCCACTCTGTTTGCGTGAAACAGCGGCCGAGTGTGTGAATGTGCtaagaagcgaagaaaagaatgAGGTGACTAACCGGCTTTTACCAACCTGATGATGTGCCCGTCCGGGCAGCAGGACTCGTTCCGTAGGCGACCGCCAACAAGTCTTGGTTTCCAGGGTTCCAGTTGGCAGTGGAAACACTCATTGAAGCTGTGAGTGCCCGACCATCAAAATCGAAGAGCTCTTTAAACCCTGCAATTGAGGAATTCAGTTTCGGAAGTTGCTCGTCATCCGGCGTGTCTCGATCATCGCTGTCCTCGTCAAACTCCTGGTCCCTGTCGTCCTCCTCAGCAATAATTCCTGAACCCACATCCGCCTTTGCTTGCGCTACGCaacgttcttctcccttgctcCGCATATGGAGCGGAAATGGTTTCTGTTCTGTAGCCGATGCAAAAGATGAAAAGTTGCGGAAATGCAGCCAGGCAGCAGCAAAGCGGATGCTGCCAATGGATATTATCGTGTTCCACGGCGCAGCGCATTTCATCCCCGTTGCTTAGTTGTCTCTCTAATCACCACTTCCGTATCCACCGAACCACGAGGGAGCGGGTGTGGAGAAAAGCAGCATTGGTGCTCAGCAGCAAAGGCAGATCCCTTTGCCCGTGACTGGTgagggaggaaaacgaaagatGGTCCGTGCAAAACTGCAAACACAGAGTGACCCACGAGTCCCCAAGTACAGACTCCAGCGTCAGCCAGTTTGAACGCGTTCGATTAACGATGACGCCATGATAATATGATAATAACCATAGGTATGTGCCACAAGATGTATGATTTCCTTACTCAGCATACCTCCGGGAGGTGACGTTTCTGGGAAGAGACACGGCCCTTCATTTTGTTTGACGCCACCCTGGGGACCTGGACACTGGGAGAAGAAGTTGCGGTAGGACATATGCTCACTATGATATCGAGTTTGAGCGAGGATTCTCTCGATGATTACTAGGCTGTTTAACAGGTAGCTCGGAAGAGGGAATTCCTTTCCAATCTGCCAAGGCAACCTTCCCACCGGAGAATTCTCCTCAGATGGCGGACTCGCTGGACCGCGTCGTTCGTCAGTGGCTGAGCCGGACCCGGGGACCTGAATGGAGGGCCGATGGCGCCGTATGCTCCTTGCCGAGTTTCCGCCGTGCAGGAAGCTCGGACCGGCTGCTCAGACCGGCCACACAGAAAGCGGTTTGGCACGGATTTGCCACTAGTACACACTAGTCGAGGTGTCCACTTTTGTCAACTGCAACGAGTCCCAcggcagaaggagaagcgaccGCAGCTCCGGTTTGGTCCTTTGGAAGTGCCATTCACTGCTTTAACAGCGTGGTGTGGAGTGCTCCACCAGACACGAGTCTGATTCATACAGGACCCCACAGGCGAACAGCTGAAGTGCGCGAAACTTCAACCTGAGGCTGATGGGTACTCTCTGGGCAGCATCCCAACACAAGGGGTTGCAGGAAGAACACTGCCAGTCCCCCAAAAGAGAAATGGATCATGCGCCGGAACCCGGACTTCCGCAGGGATACTAGAACGCGACCAACTGCCGGCGAGACCAGAGAGGGGCTAAAATAGAATGTCTATTGCAACGCTCGCAGCAAATCGTCAGTGAGCAGGGGTGCTTGGGAAGCCATACATTCGCTTCGACAAGCTTTCAAGTATTCAGTTGTCAGCCGTCAGCGCTGCGAGCGAACGACGGGCGGTCGAAATAAAGGTGGGGCTCTACTTCATTACGTCAAATGCTTTACTTTACAGCGTGTATCCAGATGCTTACCTCCCAAGCCAAGTTTCCTGTTGGACTCTCGTGACGGTCCGCCAGCAATGGGGCCGTCGTTCCTCCGTGTCTTGAGCGTCGTGTACCCTTTGTGCAACGAGGCAGTAGTCACATCCTTGGTTGTGCCGCCGTCAGAGACGTCGCCCCAACTGGCTGCTTTTCGAGTAGCCGAAGATACGTGGAACGGGTAGTTTTGTTGCACTGAGATGTTATTCACATCTAAAAGGCTACCCGGCATCTTTAAGCCCTTTTCTGTATAGCTGTGAGCCTCCTTTGCCCACTGATGTTGGAGCTCGTTGACGCTGAGAGGGTAAGGACCGGCACACATCACACAGTTTCCAAGCAACAAATGTCTCCGCGTAGGACGCCCGATGAGCACTAGAAGTCACGAAACTGTACCAGTCGTGAAGACTGATAGCTGCCTTACACGTAGACGCGACAGGGACTCGTTGTTCGTTCTACCGAGTTGAGAAAGTATAGCCCTCTCGAGTCAACAACCTTGCAGCGCAGGACCTGCTCGACTCTCTAGGCAGCAAACACATAACAGAGAAACCACTCTTGCCGGCAGTATCGAACGGCGGCCGTCCCTACACGCAGTTAACTATGGCTCCCCCGCTGGCCTTAGGTTGGCTGAAGCTCTCAGATTTTTGTGCAGGAGACTGGATCCTCGGAACTTGCCCGTCTGACGGAAGCAGTCCTATGATGCAGAAATACCCGAGAGGACGCATTGCACGCAGGTTCGCAGAGATCGCGACATCTCCGAAGCTCTCATCGGCCACTATTCAATACGACGATGCCACGGAACGGGGCCAGTTCCCTCCCCTTTAGGAAGCCTGGCAGCTTTAACCGTCGCCCAGAGAAGGGGTTTAACATGCGGAAAGACAGCCTGTCTGGAGCACTTACCGGGGTACAGCGAAGGTGTTGAACGCATCAAAAATGTCCGCCGGGCTGACAGACACTCCCGCTGACACCGGCGCAGGAGGCAGTGCTGAGATCTCCTTGTTTTTCTGAGGGAAGTTAAGGGTCTGTGAGTGATTAGCCACATACTTCTCTGTCAAGCACTTGGACGCCGCGAGTTCATCGTATTGCTTGTTTCGATTGGTCAGGCGCCAGTATTCCTCAGTGTCAACAAGAACCACGAGGCTGGGTTGGGAGAAGTAGATTTCTGTTGCTGATTCTTGCAAAGTGATTTCCACTTGCGTCTCGAGCAGTCCTTCGCTGACCTCCCGTGCGTGGCAGTTAGTTCCTTGAGGGTACGGCAAACCGTCCTCTGCGGTCGCAGTTGCAGCACACCAAAACGGCCCGTTTCACTAGCAGCTTGGTATATAGGAGCGCGGCGTCCTCAAACCTAGAGAGCATACAGAAGATGTTACAGATGCTTTTTCTCACCGGCCGTggggccttcttcgtcgtcgtctgcATCTGCGTGCGAAGCAGACGTGGCTCTTTGGTCTCCTCGCCAGTCTTTTCCAGGCTGTCCGGCCATCTCCACTGTGGAAACCGTTCGGCATATATTGGGAGAAAACTGTCAACACATCGTGGCGGATGAACTGGATTTCCTGGCCCTGTAGGGTATCCAGGCAGCCTCCAGGGCATCGGGCTATTCGACGTCCCCACATCGTGTACGTGTTCACCTGCTGTGGAGACCGAAAAGGAGGGTGAACGCAAAACGTCGAGAAAGCAACAAGTGCTGAAATGTGAAAAATGGAAACACAAAGTAGTACACCGGAAGAGAGCAAGGTTTTTCAAGTCCTTTTGCTGCTGGGTATGCTGACGGCTTTTCGAGTGACACGATGGTGGCGCAGGCGAGTTCAAGCTTCAACTCATCTAGCATTGCACGAATTATACTGTTGAAGCTGCTGCTGTGTTGGTGGCAGAACTGCGTTCAGACTTACAGATCTTGTCCACATCAGTGGGATCGCCATTTTGCTGGCGGACGCACGAGGCCAAGGGCCTTGGTGTGACTATTTTGCCATTAAGCAGGACGTGAATTTGTCCTGCTGCTGGGAGGCAGCCAAAAGGGAAGTTTTGGTTATGAGAGTATGTTTTTCACAGGTGCCTCAGGGACGCGTGGAAACTCTCACGGCACTGGTCTCCCACTACAGCCTTCAAAAGAGTGCAAAACGCAGTTGCCAGCCTGGTATGTCATTAGATGGGTGACCTTAATATTTTCTGACCTGACTTGTGTTTGCCCAGGTGTTGCCGCTCCACCGCACCAAAATACTGCGGCAGTGTGTACTGGAGGACTCCATATACACTGCGTTTACTAGCGCTCTCATCTCCAAGGCCGACTGCGACGAAACAGTTATCGAGTTTCGTCGTATCGCACTTCGTGCCTATAGTACCAGTGTACAGGAGTGGCCTGCTTGTCtggttttctcttgtctGAACTCGACGATCTCTAGAtggggaacggagagagcTGCAATTGTAGTGGTTGTTTACAACAGTGACTGCAAGGGCGTCACCAGGGGATCGCCTTTCGCATAGCAACTAAGCCTACACAAACACCTCAGTGATTGTCCTGGTTCCTGACTCCAGGATTGCCTCACCACCGAGTTCAGTGTCTCTTGTGTTTCGTATGTTTGATTGATTCCCCGAGAACGTGAAAGCGGACTTCCGTATCTGGCTAATGTTCTTGCTGCTGCGGCTGAAACTCGTCAGTGCCTGACCGGAAGACCtcacgcggagagaggaactgTTGTTCTGCTGGCCCCTGGCTCTGTTGACGTCGGCACCCGCGGGCGGCTTAACTTGCCGGCTTTGTACGGGCTCTGCCATTTCCTGGGAAAAAGCACTAGTGGATCCGTACCTCTTGCTCGGCTATCTCTGACAGCGATACCCGTTCAGGGAGAGCTGCCTATCGAGTGCAAACAGATCCCGGGGCGCGCAAATCCCTGGAGCTCGTGAATCGACATCCGCGCTCAGAAAGCAAAGTCGAGGTTATGGCAACCGAGGTACCATGTGACAGTACGTGAATAGCGTTGACTCCCGCTCCGAGAGCGGAACGTTTTTTGGAGCATGTACTCACAGCGTCAGCTTCTCCAGGATCCGACTACTGGAATGCCGCCGTGGCTTCACATGAGGAGCCCGGCAGCCAAGGTCGCTTACAACCTGAGAAGTATCTTCCCAAGAACCACGGAATCGAGCCGCCTAAATGACCAGGCCGCGTGGCCGGTGGTTTGGACCACTTCGGTTCTTGAAAAGTTTTAGATAAACGACATGTGAAGAATTGGACCAACTTTCACGCACGACGATTATTACCCGACAAGGATTTCCCTATCTTTGGACCGTCATAATACAGCCGCCGTTTACATGTTACTGCGCCGGGCAGGGATTATATACTATCCTCTAAAGTGGTATTAACAGTATCTAGTGGTGCTGTACAACAGACGCTCTCCTTGAACGGCTTCAGGTGCTGTGTTCGTTCGGCATTGCCTTCGAAACGTTgacagaacgcgagaagcaT from Neospora caninum Liverpool complete genome, chromosome VIIb includes:
- a CDS encoding axonemal inner arm I1 intermediate chain dynein IC138, which encodes MAGQPGKDWRGDQRATSASHADADDDEEGPTAEDGLPYPQGTNCHAREVSEGLLETQVEITLQESATEIYFSQPSLVVLVDTEEYWRLTNRNKQYDELAASKCLTEKYVANHSQTLNFPQKNKEISALPPAPVSAGVSVSPADIFDAFNTFAVPRVNELQHQWAKEAHSYTEKGLKMPGSLLDVNNISVQQNYPFHVSSATRKAASWGDVSDGGTTKDVTTASLHKGYTTLKTRRNDGPIAGGPSRESNRKLGLGEQKPFPLHMRSKGEERCVAQAKADVGSGIIAEEDDRDQEFDEDSDDRDTPDDEQLPKLNSSIAGFKELFDFDGRALTASMSVSTANWNPGNQDLLAVAYGTSPAARTGTSSDGHLVLWDLRKPNDQPVLQTHPVLSMQGCSRHSDAVWDVRWVDRGADKVPGEQLLSIGGDGKVYQWTMKKVLERTTMMSMKRVVNPRTKITWNTSGVDQANDAVVFMYASGLCIDISGQDASTYVIGTDEGLVHRCSTSYNEQYLDTYVGHTGPINRVAYNPFDSEVFSSCSDDGTIRLWNIKQPEAAVATLPPSTQYSAVTDFSWFAPNCPVLVVGDKEGCATVIKVQDEDIPRYSSFEQRERLQAVIDRQGKHWMAM